CTGCGCATGCGCAGCGATGTTCCAGTGGGGGTGTTTTTGAGCGGTGGAGTAGACTCCACGGCAAATGTTGCGTTAATGTCGCGCGTGCAGGGAAGCAAGGTACACACGTTTACTGCCGGGTTTCAGGGGCAGCAAGCCTATGACGAACGCAGCCACGCCCGTGCGGCAGCCCGGCATTTCAAAACCGAGCATCATGAGATCGAGATTACGCCGCGCCATCTTTTGGAGGTGCTGCCGGAACTGGCATTTTATCTCGATGAGCCGGTCGCAGATGCCACCACCATTCCGATATATTTTGTTTCGCAACTAGCGCGACGCAATGGCGCGATTGTGATTCTCAATGGCGACGGCAGCGATGAGCTGTTTTGCGGTTACAACAAATACATGCAGTATCTGCGGCTGCAACCCTATTGGCGCGGATTCAACAGCCTGCCACGTTTTATCAAGACAGCAGTGGCGCAGACGAGCCAACGCATGGGCGTAAACGGCGTTGCCGGCGACATGCTGGTACGCGCTTCCCACGAGATCGAGCTTTATATCGGTGCGACCGGCGCGCTGAAAGGCACGCCGGCATTTCAAGAAATCTTGAACGGCAAGGCGGAGGTTTATCGCGCCGTTGCAGAAGGCCGCCAACAGTTTGAGGCCGAACGCCACAGCACGGATTATTGCGAATGGCTGTCGTATTGGGGCCTGCGCTCGGAAGTCGAGCATGTTTTTTTGTATCGCGCCGACCGGATGGGCATGGCGAATTCCATTGAGATTCGCGTGCCGTTTCTCGATCACCACCTGGTGGAATTTGCGCTGCAAATGCCGCAGCAACTCAAATACA
This portion of the Cytophagia bacterium CHB2 genome encodes:
- a CDS encoding asparagine synthase, which gives rise to MRMRSDVPVGVFLSGGVDSTANVALMSRVQGSKVHTFTAGFQGQQAYDERSHARAAARHFKTEHHEIEITPRHLLEVLPELAFYLDEPVADATTIPIYFVSQLARRNGAIVILNGDGSDELFCGYNKYMQYLRLQPYWRGFNSLPRFIKTAVAQTSQRMGVNGVAGDMLVRASHEIELYIGATGALKGTPAFQEILNGKAEVYRAVAEGRQQFEAERHSTDYCEWLSYWGLRSEVEHVFLYRADRMGMANSIEIRVPFLDHHLVEFALQMPQQLKYKNGEKKYILKQALAGTVPEEFLHRKKQGFCVPIREWAGSMMHEKIFTVLPRLQSDWGVLSSGFMNEMRTRLHETEEQGFLSWNLYTLATWYERWFK